TACCAATTGTTCTCTTTTTCTGGAGCCTGGCCTGATAAAGAGCTTGCCACTTTGCAGAAGAATAACTTCAGAGTCCCTACACGAGAAAGAACTTAAGAACAAAATGAACAAAAGCACTCAAACaattgtgaaacaatttccaaaAAAATCCACCACACCCCATTCTAGCAACACGGTTGTTCAGAAATTCAGTCAAGATAGATTGAACAGATAGATAAAACTAGAAGCAGTTAGGACTATACAATGCTAGCAACAACCTGGTTGTCCAGAAAGGGATTTGCCAAATTCAATTAGAATTTCATGTCAGGTCGAAGCAGAATAGAGCTAGTGGAAACTGAAAGTCTGAAATCTGAAATTATCTACCCACTACACCTGACGGCTGGCTCTAGCATTTGAGTTCACATGTCCAAATAATGCAATATGAGGTCGTGTTGGAAAGGAACACGAGATCATGGatcacccgcaaaaaaaacaCAAGATCATGGAGGACAAGCTCACCTGGCGGGGGGAGATGTGGGCGCGCTTCGTAGCACGACGACGGGAGCTCGAGGAAGAGCACGACTGGATCCGCCGCCACCCACCATTGGAGCGAACCAGCTGTGGTCGCCGTCGTTCAGCCGCCTCGGTTTCTCAGTGTCCTCGTGGCGCAGCGGCCTCCGCCAGCGGCCTGGATCCTGCGTCAATAGCTTGGACCTTCGCCTCCGTCTCATGCACTGCCTCATCGTTGGCCACTTCTCCTCTTCGCCTCACAGCAGCAACACAAGGGCGTCCAGCAGTTCGAGAAGATGGATCTGCGTAGGCTTGCATCCACTGATGAAGTCCAGTTAGCTTAAGATATCCCTAGTGATGCTGCTGCTGCGTACCTTGCAAGATTGATATGTGTGCGTTTGCACGCACTGATCGCGCAAGCTAGAAGATGGGGCGAGACAGGGTGGAGGCGTCCTATTGTGGACAGCGTCGGCGGGAGACGGCACGATCCGGCAGAAGACGACGGTGCTTACGGAGGCCTCCTGGAAGATGGGGTGAGGCAGACGTGACCTGTTGGATGGCGCCGGCGACCGCGGCGCGACCCGGGTGCCGGTGGCGACGTGCACAAGCACGATGCGGCCGTTACGATCCAGTGCAGGGACATAGATGGGCTTTTAATGCAGGATGGGTGGTGCAAGATTATCGTTGATTGATTGGCTATTATGGCCGGTTTTAAAAGATCGGGGAGGTGTGACGAAGGCTGGCAGGACGCGATCACGAAAAGGAACCTTAGGTTATTTTAGATAGTAGAGATAAAAAAATTTGTTATGATTTACACATTAATTTTCTTAAAATCAGTTATTGTGTTTTATAATTAATGTGATTGAGCGATTTAAGGTAAGATTAATTAATTTAGATTTGATTTTTAGAGATTGATCGTGATTGATTCTTTCACATAAAGATATTACTAAATAAATTGCGCCAGCATGGAAAGTTTTGATCCGTTCCGATTTTTTTCCTGAGAGGGTGACGAGAAACTAAATCGGTGGCGTGGGGAAGGGGACGAAATAAAAGCAGTGAAAATAAACCGTGGATACTATTCACCAACtcagacattaggagtagagataccttgctgaaaaccgcttgtcatttccttttgctcctcgttgggttcgacactcttacttatcgaaaggactacgattgatcccctatacttgtgggtcatcaacgtTGGGTGCTCCTGCAGCGCTCGGGCCAAATCAAGTTCTTAGTAAACTTGCTCTACAAACCCTCGACTGATTTGGGGGCTAATGTTGGGGTTACCCATTACAGGTAGGGTCAAGAGAGGTACATTCTAGATCGTAGACGGGATCCACAACACCAGACACTAAGGTCCCTGGGTCGCAAGTATCGTTTGGACGCCATGCAAGGTTCCCTCCACTCCGACGACATTCATCCACTCGGACACCACCCATCCACTCGGCTGCACTAAGCTCACTGGACTACCCCACGGTGACCTGGTCAAGGGGAGACAGGCGGACCACGCAGATACTGGAGCGTCAAGGGGTGCACGTCTTCGTGCGTTACTAGAGTTTAATACATTAGTTACCATGAGAACGCCTCTAATGATTCATGTCAATCAAGTCTCTCTTTGTAACATAACTAGCTCAAGGGCGCGacacactctatataagccaccccgtAGCACAGGAGGAGGGGTTCGCATCCATTGTAATCATCAGACACGAGAGAAGAAACACAACTCCCAAAGCTCGAAACGTAGGGTTAttacctcctccgagaggggCCCGAACTCATAAAATCATTGTGTCATGCTTGCGTCGTTGCTTGATCTAGCCCTTGTTCGTACCCCTAGTACTCATTGTCAGAGTAATTCCCACGACaagtggaaccctagatggccaaTCCTTTCACACTTGGCGGGGGAAAAGAATAAGAAGCAAGAACTCAAACGGGAATCACTCAAGCATGTCCAAATCACACATCCATTAGAATAGCACACATGAGATCCACAAGCATACAAGAACAAGTCAAGGAAAAAGCACTAGGTAGAGTTCTTCATAAATCCAAAGGAGATGAAGTCTTGGAGGCAGATAGATCTTCCCTAGAGTATGGGCCTTGCATCCATGAGATGGATCTTCCCTTGAAGTGGTCTTGAATCCACCAAGGGATATtctccaatggaggtcttggTCTCTAATGAAGTGGTAGACAAGCAAATAGCTATATAGACCTCAGTTCAATATACTTTGCTAACTCTATGGAAGAGGTAGGGGATGCATATTTATAGTCTAGGGAGAGAGGGGGGGTACATGGTTCAAAATCCTAGAAGCTGCGCGCAGGCAGTGCCGGACGTCCGGTGGTCACCGGATGTTCGGTGGCTCCTAACGGACTGGAAGTCAGGTGGTTGGGGCGTCTGGATGTTTGGTGGTCTTCAGACTTCTGGCAAAATTCATCGTTTGGGTACTGGACATGTGTGGCCGGATTTTCAGTGAGTACCAGATGTTCGGTTGATTGTGGGCTGCCGGATGTCTGGTAGCTATAGACTTGCGTCTGGGCTTGTTTCCCTGGGAG
This genomic window from Aegilops tauschii subsp. strangulata cultivar AL8/78 chromosome 4, Aet v6.0, whole genome shotgun sequence contains:
- the LOC141021494 gene encoding uncharacterized protein, which codes for MRQCMRRRRRSKLLTQDPGRWRRPLRHEDTEKPRRLNDGDHSWFAPMVGGGGSSRALPRAPVVVLRSAPTSPPARDSEVILLQSGKLFIRPGSRKREQLPCKCKYRYVGCCVQRVGARQVDT